From Vibrio fortis, a single genomic window includes:
- a CDS encoding arylamine N-acetyltransferase family protein, whose amino-acid sequence MNPQMIEQYFQRIGLTHQPELNESTLRLIHHHQHRAIPFENLAILNGELIDITQQAIFEKLVVHKRGGYCQELNGLLFNVLSYLGFTIRPLLGRVHFGEQPTGHGHRINLVTIGDQQWIVDAGFGTNTPRAPLPLVFDREIKTDLQTFRFIKDPLFGNMLQTFEENTWKNLYSLDMNHVVWNDLEYGNHFTSTHPSSLFTQNCVVVRPTDDGITTLFNRTLKVRQGLVEQEFELESESDFYRALKQHFDLEPQISYQAFIPFLDKPEA is encoded by the coding sequence ATGAATCCACAAATGATTGAACAGTACTTCCAACGCATTGGTTTAACTCATCAACCTGAGCTCAATGAATCGACTTTAAGACTAATCCACCATCATCAGCATCGTGCGATACCGTTTGAGAATTTGGCCATTCTAAATGGTGAGTTGATTGATATTACCCAACAGGCAATATTCGAAAAATTAGTTGTGCACAAGCGAGGGGGTTATTGCCAGGAACTTAACGGCTTGTTGTTTAATGTTCTTTCATACCTTGGTTTTACTATTCGCCCTCTGCTGGGGCGGGTGCATTTTGGTGAGCAACCGACAGGGCATGGTCATCGTATCAACTTGGTCACCATTGGCGATCAACAGTGGATTGTAGATGCCGGCTTTGGCACTAATACGCCGCGAGCACCGTTACCACTTGTGTTTGATCGAGAGATCAAAACAGATCTTCAAACCTTTCGTTTCATTAAAGATCCACTGTTTGGAAATATGCTGCAGACGTTTGAAGAGAACACGTGGAAAAACCTGTATAGCTTGGATATGAATCATGTAGTGTGGAATGATCTTGAGTATGGCAACCATTTTACCTCTACACACCCGAGCTCTCTGTTTACGCAGAACTGCGTTGTAGTAAGACCCACTGATGATGGTATCACTACCTTGTTCAACCGAACGCTAAAGGTTCGCCAAGGCCTTGTGGAGCAAGAGTTTGAGCTAGAAAGCGAGTCGGATTTTTATCGGGCACTCAAACAACATTTTGATTTAGAACCTCAGATTTCTTACCAAGCATTTATTCCATTTTTAGATAAACCAGAGGCTTAA
- a CDS encoding NADPH-dependent FMN reductase: MKILAIGATNSTESINKQLATYAAGLVTGAEVETLDLNDFEMPIYSQQREKNQGIPELAHQFFNKITASDAVVLSFAEYNGTYTAAFKNIFDWVSRINMKVYQGKPVAMLATSPGAGGASSVLASAVASAPYFDADVKGHLSIPSFYDNFDVVAGKLIHAELEQELMSIMKKIGQE, translated from the coding sequence ATGAAAATACTAGCAATTGGCGCGACCAACAGCACTGAATCCATCAACAAACAACTGGCAACTTATGCGGCTGGCCTAGTCACAGGCGCAGAGGTAGAGACTCTAGACCTAAACGACTTTGAAATGCCGATTTACAGCCAGCAGCGTGAGAAGAACCAAGGTATTCCTGAACTTGCGCATCAGTTCTTCAATAAAATCACGGCGTCAGATGCTGTCGTGCTCTCGTTTGCTGAATATAATGGGACTTACACGGCTGCGTTTAAGAACATCTTTGACTGGGTATCTCGCATTAATATGAAGGTATATCAGGGCAAACCTGTCGCGATGTTAGCGACCTCACCCGGTGCGGGTGGAGCGAGTTCTGTCTTGGCTTCGGCTGTCGCTTCAGCACCGTATTTTGACGCGGATGTAAAAGGGCACCTATCGATACCAAGCTTTTACGATAATTTTGACGTGGTGGCTGGGAAGCTAATACATGCAGAATTGGAGCAAGAGTTGATGTCTATCATGAAGAAGATTGGTCAGGAATAA
- the ppsA gene encoding phosphoenolpyruvate synthase, translated as MQNNTLWFNGLSMEDVDKVGGKNASLGEMVSNLSNAGVSVPNGFATTSYAFNEFLDYKGLDERIHQLLDELDVEDVEALRKTGATIRQWVLEAPFPESLEQDIRDNYRELIEGNDELSVAVRSSATAEDLPDASFAGQQETFLNVKGIDAVLEATKHVYASLFNDRAISYRVHQGFDHRGISLSAGIQRMVRSDKASSGVMFTLDTESGFDQVVFITSSWGLGEMVVQGAVNPDEFYVHKPMLEAGQYPIVKKTFGSKLIKMIYSTNQEIGKQVDIIDTDTQERNEFSLNDEEIKELAKQAMIIEKHYQRPMDIEWAKDGIDGKLYIVQARPETVCSQSEQNVIERYELSNKADVAVEGRAIGQRIGSGPVRLVDSLDQMSLVQEGDVLVTDMTDPDWEPVMKKASAIVTNRGGRTCHAAIIARELGIPAIVGCGDATSRLKDGSTVTVSCAEGETGYVYQGELDFEIKRSAVDELPLLPTKVMMNVGNPDRAFDFAQIPNEGVGLARLEFIINKMIGIHPKALLNFDAQSDELKAEITERIRGYKDPIDFYVSKLTEGIATIASAFWPKRVIVRMSDFKSNEYSNLVGGKEFEPHEENPMLGFRGASRYISPVFEDCFELETQAIKRVRNEMGLKNVEIMIPFVRTPSEAASVIDLLAKFNLRRGDQGLKVIMMCELPSNAVLAEEFLKYFDGFSIGSNDMTQLTLGLDRDSGDVAHLFDERNPAVKAMLKMAIDAATKAGKYVGICGQGPSDHDDLAEWLMEQGISSVSLNPDTVIDTWLKLGNVANK; from the coding sequence ATGCAAAATAATACCCTATGGTTCAATGGCCTATCCATGGAAGATGTCGACAAGGTCGGCGGTAAGAACGCCTCACTTGGCGAGATGGTTTCTAACCTATCCAATGCTGGTGTTTCTGTACCAAATGGTTTTGCTACCACTTCTTATGCGTTTAACGAGTTCCTTGACTACAAAGGCCTTGATGAGCGTATTCACCAACTACTTGACGAACTTGATGTTGAAGACGTTGAAGCTCTGCGTAAGACAGGTGCAACGATTCGCCAATGGGTTCTTGAAGCCCCTTTCCCAGAATCCCTAGAGCAAGATATCCGCGACAACTACCGTGAACTGATCGAAGGCAATGACGAATTGTCTGTAGCGGTTCGTTCATCGGCAACGGCGGAAGACCTTCCTGATGCTTCGTTTGCTGGTCAACAAGAGACTTTCCTAAACGTAAAAGGCATCGATGCTGTTCTAGAAGCAACAAAGCACGTATACGCGTCTCTGTTCAACGACCGCGCAATCTCTTACCGTGTACACCAAGGCTTTGACCACCGTGGTATCTCGCTTTCTGCAGGTATCCAACGCATGGTTCGTTCAGACAAAGCATCTTCAGGTGTCATGTTCACGCTCGACACTGAATCTGGCTTCGATCAAGTGGTATTCATCACTTCATCTTGGGGTCTAGGCGAAATGGTCGTTCAAGGTGCAGTGAACCCAGATGAGTTCTACGTTCACAAGCCGATGCTTGAAGCAGGTCAGTACCCTATCGTTAAGAAAACGTTCGGCTCTAAGCTAATCAAGATGATCTACTCAACCAACCAAGAGATCGGTAAGCAAGTTGATATCATCGACACAGACACTCAAGAGCGTAACGAGTTCTCACTGAACGACGAAGAGATCAAAGAGCTAGCAAAACAAGCGATGATCATCGAGAAGCACTACCAACGTCCAATGGACATTGAATGGGCAAAAGATGGCATCGACGGCAAGCTATACATTGTACAAGCACGCCCAGAGACCGTATGTTCTCAGAGCGAGCAAAACGTGATTGAACGTTACGAGCTAAGCAACAAAGCAGATGTAGCCGTTGAAGGTCGTGCAATCGGCCAACGCATCGGCTCTGGCCCTGTTCGTCTGGTTGATTCACTGGATCAAATGTCTTTGGTTCAAGAAGGTGACGTTCTAGTCACTGACATGACTGACCCAGATTGGGAACCAGTGATGAAGAAAGCGTCTGCGATTGTAACCAACCGTGGCGGTCGTACTTGTCACGCAGCGATCATCGCTCGTGAACTGGGTATCCCAGCAATTGTTGGTTGTGGCGACGCGACGAGCCGCCTAAAAGATGGCTCTACAGTGACAGTATCGTGTGCAGAAGGTGAAACAGGTTACGTTTACCAAGGCGAGCTAGATTTCGAAATCAAGCGTTCTGCCGTTGACGAACTACCGCTGCTTCCAACCAAAGTGATGATGAACGTGGGCAACCCAGATCGTGCGTTCGACTTCGCTCAAATCCCTAACGAAGGTGTTGGTCTGGCTCGTCTTGAGTTCATCATCAACAAGATGATCGGTATTCACCCGAAAGCGCTACTTAACTTTGACGCACAGAGCGATGAGCTTAAAGCTGAAATCACTGAGCGCATCCGTGGCTATAAAGATCCTATCGATTTCTACGTAAGCAAGCTAACAGAGGGCATCGCAACTATCGCTTCTGCGTTCTGGCCTAAGCGTGTGATCGTACGTATGTCTGACTTTAAGTCTAACGAATACAGCAACCTAGTCGGTGGTAAAGAGTTTGAACCGCACGAAGAGAACCCAATGCTGGGCTTCCGTGGTGCTTCTCGTTACATCTCACCAGTATTCGAAGACTGCTTTGAGCTAGAAACTCAAGCGATCAAGCGCGTACGCAATGAAATGGGTCTTAAGAACGTTGAAATTATGATTCCTTTCGTTCGTACTCCAAGCGAAGCGGCATCGGTTATCGACCTACTAGCGAAGTTCAATCTACGTCGTGGTGATCAAGGTCTGAAAGTGATCATGATGTGTGAGCTACCATCTAACGCAGTATTGGCGGAAGAGTTCTTGAAGTACTTCGATGGTTTCTCTATCGGTTCTAACGACATGACTCAGCTAACACTTGGTCTTGACCGTGACTCTGGTGATGTTGCTCATCTATTTGACGAGCGTAACCCAGCAGTGAAAGCAATGCTGAAGATGGCGATTGATGCGGCAACTAAAGCAGGCAAGTACGTGGGTATCTGTGGCCAAGGCCCATCGGATCACGATGACCTAGCAGAGTGGCTAATGGAGCAAGGTATCAGCTCTGTATCTCTAAACCCAGATACGGTCATTGATACTTGGTTGAAGTTAGGCAATGTTGCTAACAAATAA
- the ppsR gene encoding posphoenolpyruvate synthetase regulatory kinase/phosphorylase PpsR — MQIDIQSRDVFYVSDGTAITCETLGHVVLGQFPFKANEKTFPFVESEDKLSDLLKEIEISYQSTGYEPLVFFSIVIPDIKKKLLAAPAHCYDVLESIVQKVQDDTKMAPKPKLQRSRSVDKDSDKYFDRIAAIEYTLAHDDGITLRGLEEADIILLGVSRSGKTPTSLYMAMQFGLRVANYPFIHDDIARLRLLPEFEIHRHKLFGLTIDAERLTEIRENRLAGSEYASDSQCLYELQTVEGLFRREAIPYINTSSLSVEEISTRILERTGLRRRLL; from the coding sequence ATGCAAATTGATATTCAAAGTCGTGATGTATTCTATGTTTCTGATGGAACGGCCATAACATGTGAGACTTTAGGGCACGTTGTTCTAGGTCAATTTCCCTTCAAAGCTAATGAAAAAACCTTTCCGTTTGTAGAAAGCGAAGACAAATTGAGTGACTTACTCAAAGAGATCGAGATTTCCTACCAATCGACAGGTTACGAACCTCTGGTGTTTTTTTCGATTGTTATTCCCGACATCAAGAAAAAGCTGTTGGCAGCTCCAGCGCACTGTTATGACGTGTTGGAGAGCATCGTGCAGAAGGTGCAAGATGACACCAAGATGGCTCCCAAACCGAAACTGCAGCGCTCACGCAGTGTAGATAAAGATTCGGATAAGTATTTCGATCGTATCGCAGCGATTGAATACACGCTCGCGCATGATGACGGGATTACGTTAAGAGGGTTGGAAGAGGCGGATATTATTCTGCTTGGTGTATCTCGTAGCGGAAAGACACCGACCAGTCTCTACATGGCGATGCAGTTCGGGTTGCGTGTTGCTAACTATCCATTTATCCATGACGATATTGCGCGACTGAGACTCCTGCCTGAATTTGAGATCCATCGTCATAAGTTATTTGGTTTGACGATTGATGCAGAACGTTTGACTGAGATTCGTGAAAACCGTTTAGCTGGAAGTGAATACGCTAGTGACTCGCAGTGTCTTTACGAGTTGCAAACGGTAGAGGGGCTTTTCCGACGAGAGGCGATTCCTTACATCAATACCTCTTCACTTTCGGTCGAAGAGATCTCAACACGAATTTTAGAGCGAACCGGTCTGAGACGCCGACTTCTTTGA
- the grxB gene encoding glutaredoxin 2 → MKLYIYDHCPFCARVAFVARSLGLTVELVSVDYHDAQTLIDLIGKKMVPVLEKDDGSIMAESLDIISYFMDLANSDEPREPANPVTQFQTRAFPLTQRIGRPRWWKLDLPEYRTEESKAAWRESKETEEFNFDKLIEQTPQFVQLINPLLKDAELLLNFEKGESTLPLIDQAVYFSMLRGFYVESSIEWPPTLDRWMERKSKELGVGLLE, encoded by the coding sequence ATGAAGCTTTATATCTATGATCACTGTCCATTTTGCGCTCGTGTCGCTTTTGTCGCACGTTCTTTAGGGCTTACTGTGGAACTGGTGTCGGTCGACTACCACGACGCGCAGACCTTGATTGATCTCATTGGCAAAAAGATGGTTCCAGTACTGGAGAAAGACGACGGTTCTATCATGGCGGAAAGCCTAGATATCATCAGTTACTTCATGGATCTCGCGAACAGCGATGAACCTCGAGAACCAGCAAATCCTGTTACTCAATTCCAAACTAGAGCTTTCCCACTCACGCAACGCATTGGTCGCCCACGTTGGTGGAAACTGGATCTTCCTGAATACCGCACAGAAGAGAGCAAAGCGGCTTGGCGCGAGAGTAAGGAAACCGAAGAGTTCAACTTCGACAAACTGATTGAGCAGACACCTCAGTTTGTACAACTCATCAATCCACTTCTAAAAGATGCAGAGCTACTGCTTAACTTTGAAAAGGGCGAATCTACCCTACCGCTTATCGATCAAGCGGTTTACTTCTCAATGCTGCGCGGTTTCTACGTTGAATCAAGCATTGAATGGCCTCCCACACTCGATCGTTGGATGGAAAGAAAAAGCAAAGAGCTCGGCGTTGGGCTTCTAGAATAA
- a CDS encoding MATE family efflux transporter — protein sequence MTSTTTTPSPSLSRQLFTMTWPMLFGVLSLMSFQLVDSAFIGQLGVLPLAAQGFTLPIQMIIIGIQVGLGIATTAVIARAIGAKQTRYAKQLGGLVVVMGGVGVALFSVIIYLVRNPILQLLDAPESVFPIIDSYWIYWLVSSWTGAMLYFFYSVCRANGNTMLPGTMMIATSLINLVLDPIFIFTLDLGINGAAIATIIAFGMGILIVAPKVAKKHWLTFDWQDLNIGKSVRSIGHIMGPAMISQLLPPVSSMLATKLLASYGTAAVAAWALGSRFEFFSIVSVLALTMSMPPMVGRMLGEKNLTDIRSLTKIAATFVLGFQVIIALVTWLFSSGLAGLMTSDSDVTTILNYHLMIVPISLGPLGICMLMVSVSNALGKSYTALTISALRLFAFFLPCLWIGSQVAGIEGLFWGAMVGNILAGTCAWMMYQRALKQVELKLSRQ from the coding sequence ATGACTTCAACAACTACGACGCCCTCACCCTCTCTGAGCAGGCAACTCTTTACTATGACCTGGCCGATGCTATTCGGCGTACTATCACTAATGAGTTTTCAGCTTGTGGATAGTGCTTTTATCGGTCAGTTAGGCGTTCTACCTCTCGCTGCTCAAGGCTTTACTCTGCCAATTCAGATGATCATCATTGGCATTCAAGTCGGTTTGGGTATCGCAACTACGGCAGTGATCGCGCGAGCAATTGGTGCGAAACAAACTCGTTACGCGAAACAACTGGGTGGATTGGTTGTTGTTATGGGTGGAGTGGGTGTAGCGCTATTCTCGGTGATTATTTACCTAGTGCGCAACCCTATTTTACAGTTGTTGGACGCACCTGAATCCGTCTTCCCTATCATTGATTCTTACTGGATCTACTGGCTAGTCAGCTCTTGGACTGGCGCAATGCTGTACTTCTTCTACAGCGTCTGTCGCGCTAATGGCAATACTATGTTGCCGGGGACCATGATGATTGCCACCAGTTTGATTAACCTTGTGCTCGATCCTATCTTCATTTTCACTCTGGACTTAGGCATCAATGGTGCAGCGATTGCGACTATTATCGCGTTCGGAATGGGTATTTTGATTGTGGCACCTAAGGTTGCCAAAAAGCATTGGCTCACTTTCGACTGGCAAGACTTAAACATCGGTAAAAGTGTTCGCTCTATTGGCCATATCATGGGCCCAGCGATGATCAGCCAATTATTGCCACCTGTCTCTTCAATGTTGGCCACCAAACTATTGGCAAGTTACGGCACAGCAGCAGTTGCTGCTTGGGCGCTGGGCTCACGCTTCGAATTTTTCTCAATTGTTTCTGTTTTGGCTCTAACCATGTCGATGCCCCCAATGGTTGGTCGCATGCTCGGTGAAAAGAACCTGACGGACATTCGCAGTCTCACTAAGATTGCAGCCACCTTTGTACTTGGTTTTCAGGTCATCATTGCACTCGTTACTTGGCTATTCTCGAGCGGGTTAGCGGGGTTAATGACCAGCGACAGTGATGTGACGACAATCCTCAACTACCACTTAATGATTGTCCCAATCAGCCTTGGCCCTCTTGGTATTTGTATGTTGATGGTGTCGGTATCAAACGCATTAGGTAAGTCGTATACCGCGCTGACGATTTCAGCACTGCGCTTGTTTGCTTTCTTCTTGCCATGTTTATGGATTGGCTCTCAAGTTGCGGGAATTGAAGGTCTGTTCTGGGGCGCAATGGTGGGTAACATACTGGCAGGTACTTGTGCATGGATGATGTATCAACGCGCACTTAAACAAGTTGAGTTAAAACTCTCTCGTCAATAA